In Erigeron canadensis isolate Cc75 chromosome 8, C_canadensis_v1, whole genome shotgun sequence, the DNA window TGTGACCCGGGCCAAGAAATCTCTATCAGAATCTTCCAAAGGCTTCCAGGTTCTCCAAACCGCTGAGAAAAGTTATCTGTCTGCCCCACATCATGCAGAACTTGTGGAGCGGCGTTGGGGTGGCAGCACACATATCACTGTGGAGGAAGTTAAGAAACGGATATCTGATCTGTTGAGGGAATATGCAGAGAATGGGGACACTTCTGAGGCATGTAGGTGTATACGCCAGTTGGGTGTTTCATTCTTCCATCATGAAGTTGTTAAAAGAGCTGTAGTTCTAGCCATGGAGAATCGGGCAGCCGAGCCTCTCATTCTGAAGCTATTGAAGGAAGCATCAGAGGAGGGCCTGATAAGCTCGAGCCAAATGGTCAAAGGTTTTGCTCGCTTGCGTGAGAGCCTTGATGACCTGGCACTCGACATCCCTTCTGCAAAATCATTGTTCGAGTCGCTAATCAAACATGCTGTTTCTGATGGCTGGCTTGATTCATCCTTCGTGAACTCATCGGGAGATGGTATGCTGACAGTGACCGAGGCCGAGGATGATGAGAAATTGAGGTGCTACAAGCAAGAAATTGTGACAATAATCCACGAGTATTTTCTTTCAGATGACATTCCTGAACTTATCAGGAGTCTTGTGGATCTTGGGTCACCTGAATACAACCCGGTTTTCTTGAAGAAGTTGATAACGCTTGCTATGGACAGAAAGAACCGCGAGAAAGAAATGGCATCGGTTTTGCTCTCTGCACTTCATATTGAGATCTTTTCAACTCAAGATATAGTTGATGGTTTTGTCCTCCTCCTCGAATCTGCCGAGGACACAGCTCTAGACATACTTGATGCATCAAATGAGCTTGCACTCTTCCTTGCACGGGCTGTCATTGATGATGTATTAGCTCCGTTGAACTTGGAGGAAATTGGGAACCGTTTAGCACCAAACTGCAACGGGAGTGAAACGGTTCATGTAGCTCAGTCACTTATAGCAGCACGTCATGCAGGTGAGAGACTACTGAGGTGTTGGGGAGGTGGGACTGGGTGGGCAGTGGAAGACGCAAAGGACAAAATTGTCAAGTTACTTGAAGAATATGAGAGTGGCGGTGTTGTTGGTGAAGCTTGTCAGTGTATCCGCGACCTGGGTATGCCGTTCTTCAACCATGAGGTGGTGAAGAAGGCATTGGTGATGGCGATGGAGAAGAAGAATGATAGGATGCTTGATTTGTTGCAGGAGTGTTACAGTGAAGGGCTGATTACTACTAATCAGATGACCAAGGGGTTTGGTAGAATGAAAGATGGGCTGGCTGATCTTGCACTTGACATTCCAaatgctgatgagaaattcaaGTTTTATTACGAGCATGCTGTCGTCAGAGGATGGCTCCTTCCTGCATTAAGTGCCAATGGTGATGACTTTGCTGTTGCATCTTCTTAAGACGATGATGATGTATCTGTATCGGTATGCCTTTTCCTGGAAGAAATCCTTGTTGGTTTTCTCTGTTTTCACGAGTCTATTTGTTTACTTGATGTATAAAATGGTTTAGATGGTTGGTTGTTTTTGAAAGCTAGTTTAGGTCAGACTGGGTCTTGATAAGATACAATGAATGAACCAGTTCTGCTACTGATTTTGTTTTAGCATATGGGGATATATGTTTTGTATCTTTCTCCAGATTATAGctcatttctttcttttcttttcttttctttaccgTTGCTTTGTTacctctttttccttttctgcAAGGTGTTACGATGATCAGCATCTATATGTTTGGTATTGTCTATTGCGTCGCCCATTTGTGTTGATTGCTATTTGCTACAAGCGTACCAACAGTGTGAATTGATAAGTTATTATAGAGATCCTGAGTGGATCGGCTATATAAATCTATGTCTAGTGAACATCATTGCCTTCATAATTTACTGTCCCGAGCCCATGTTGGGCCTGCCATGTGTTGCGTAAACCCACTTGCACATATGACCAATCCACATATTAAAGTATTAAACCTAAACTGGCATTTTCATGCTTTTAGAGTTATAGAATACCCAAAAACTTCTTGAaagtatttttttaagaaagCCCAAATTTTTGGAACTTCATTTCATCCTAACTACCATAAGATGGATGGGTTTGTTACGTCTATAGAAGAGTAACGTTCTCGGAAATTCATTATACTTCATGTGGCATATATTTGCTGATGTGAAAACACCTGCTTTTTTTTGCCTGGTTAGTTACAATTGGAAATATTATCATTGATGATATCCGGCTAACTTGGTCTTCTATCGAAATGTGTATTCGAACTATGTAAACTCAGAAGGTATTGAATTCTATCACCATCgtatttgtatgaaaaagctTGCTCAAGTTTTTTGCACATCCCCTTTTAGTAAACTCTGATTTAAGTCCTCAGTGTGTTGGTACATTTTTCTTAGGAACACAAGAAACGAGAATGTTGCCGTAGGAAAACAGGCACTTGTACACTTGTAGATTTGTTTAGCAAACTTATCAGTAACTAGGCATATTGTTTTTGAAGAAGGCTGCTACAGAATGCAAGATCAAATTGCTCTTCTGGTGGATCCCCAATGCAGTCAAAAACTGCATCGGCATTTGCAAAGTCTTCATCCGCTGTGTAACTGTACTCCCAAACAAAATTAAGTCTTAGACATATGTAGTAAACCTTATCAAAAATAATTCAAGGGTTGGTAAGAATGTGTATTCAAACAATTGGTATGTTATCGCCTTATATTCTGGGCCAGCCATGTCATAACAGCTTAAATGTATGAGATTGTGAACTTAGGTGTGTGTTTATCAGGCAATTGGCTGATCTTAATCATGGTTTGAGTATATGTTCAATAGTAGAAGTAGACTTGGGTCTGGTGAAGTAGTGAAACTAAAAGTGAAGACACTCTGGAGAATGGTCTAACAAAAGGAAACTTACCCGCTTTTTGTGACAATGCATGTCATTCCAGCTGCTTTTGCAGCTGCAAGGCCTATGCCACTGTCTTCGACCACCACGCACCTGCAAGCACCATAGCAAAATAAATCCTATGAGAGGTGGAAAAACAAGTTGATGGCACTGGTTGGGCAACAAGTTAAACCATTTTAGATCAAAATGTATAATCTTTTAGTACAGGTCAATTAGGTTGGGTTGACATTCTCCTATGCTAATATAGATGCTCGATGTGTATATCTGATTGTGGATACatgatttttttaactttttcatataAGGGAAAGAGGATTATAAGCATTTGAATACACTAAGATGAGACCTCGAAGCTCCTTCAAAccttttgacccgtttgagTTTTTGCTAAGCTTTTAGATTTTATCCACTTGACCTTTTTTGAATATTCAAGGtaaacaaatcaatcaatcTTTGAATAACTGAGAGCAAGATTTCACCTTCAACTTTTGATTCTAAActtattttgaaattaaggGCTGGTTGGCTCGACAATCGGCCAGATGTTCAAAATTTTGTTAACAAGGATGAATGAAGAGGCACGTTATCAACAAATGGATATATTTTGAAATATCTATCGATGACATTGAATTAACATGTGATGTGGCTGGATGGGTACCTTGAAGGTTCAACGCCCAATGTGGTGGCTGCTAAGTTGTAAATCGCCTGCAAAAGGTATAATCGTTATGAATAACCTCACAATGGAATGATGTAGTATGTAACATTATTTCTCTGGTCAACATGATTAGTAAGAAAAGCTAGAGACCCTACTGGATCAGGCTTTTTACGAGGAACCACATCTCCTGCAAATATTTGTATCTTTGCCGCTCGTTCAGGTCCCAAAAGAAATGAGACTATAGCAGACACCTGGATCCATGAGCTTGCTTAAATCGATACATTCATAGCAAAATACTTTTCAAAGCAAAGAACCATATATGAATTGTAGAGGTGGCAATTGCGATCCATTAATAAGTAATGGTTGGTTCAAGACTTCAAGTTCTGTTATATGCCTAACAAGTCAAACGGGTAACAAAATTAGCTAAAagttaaatgggttgaaatttgCCCAAGTTGTATTtttgataaaatgataaaacctcataaattaatttatttagaaACTTGGAATAGTAACATTCATGCGATCACATGTGATGATAACATTGATCAGACTGATCTGATTTCACACTAAAAACCAACCCTTTCAACCCGTTGCACAACTTGCCAATCCATCACTTTTGAACCCTTACCCAACCCTCCCCTTATTCCACCTCTACCCATGATGCATACCGCCTTTTCATTAGAAGTACTGCACACGGCAACTTGCACACCTTTTGCAAAAGCCTGATCAATCAATCTGTAACCACAACAACGATTTGACTCAATGAGAAATTTGTAATGTTACTTGTAACCAAGAACTACATCAGTCAATGATGAGAACAGAAGATCAAGTAGTTGCTTACTTTGCAACTCCAGGACGAAGAGGCAACAACTTCTTCTCAATAAGGACCATAAAAAGCTCGGTTTTTCGCTTGTGAAGTGAAGCTATAAACTCCTTCCTTTCTTGTTCACCTTTTGGCGCGTTTTCTGGCCAACCGGTTTGGTTGAAGTAAGCTGTCATTCTTTTAACTCAAAGAAGCCATTATCAAACGTGTTAAAAGCACCAAATATTACTAAAACGAAGCAGGGCATcctttttgaaacaaaatataaggtACCTTTCTTTTCCACCACCAATTTTTAGCAATTCACCATACAAGTCTACATCCCATGTTACACCCAATTCTTTCTGTATTATCAAAACCAAATACCTAGTCAAAATTTTGATCAAGTTCATATCGATTTTGAATTCGAAATAAAAGTATGCTTTGGAAAGCATACTGTTTTCTAATATCTAGAAGTAGTTTTGGTACCAAGATTTTTAACCAAAGTCATGCCATTTTGAGTTAAAGGTAAACAAGTTGACCCCAAAAGTCACAAAACATCAAGCCAATCCCCCAACAAAATCACacattgaaatttaaaatcaaattcatatcaaatatAGTTGAATTACgagaatttatttcaaattttaagaGGATTTATGATAGAAATAACAGTTTATAgcatattattataaacatacaaaagaTATAAGCTATTGTGTAATAGCCTCGTGGCCACCACCGCCACTTCCAAAGAGGATCATGGGTTCGAGTCTTCCAAtggcaaacttgagataatcagggaATTGTTTAGTGGTTGAAATTCACGTGTACACTAGATAAAAGTTGACCCCAAAAGTCAAAATGTATATCCATAAAAGCAGAAAGCTACTAAATTAAGGTCAAAAGCATAATATTTCTTAGCTAAACTAGTAACAAATTCTATAAATATTTGTCATGAGAGatggaaaaataaaaacctactaacaaaaattacatgtaTAACAGTTTTGCAACTAATACTTTCATCCAAACTCGTATGGATTTCTAattaccaaatatatatttgttgaccCACAAAGTCAAGGTGCattaaaacaataatcaaaCAAGATTATAACAAAATCATACTTCTGCAAACGTGTCATTGAACGAGACACGATGGCCGTCTTTCTCGGTATCAACGAGCACTCCATCGCAGTCGAAAAGAAGAGCTGAAGGAACAACAGCTGATGAGTCAACTGCCGAACATTTGAAGCTAAAGTTTCTTGATGTTCCAATTAACTTGGAGACTGATGATTGGATTGAAAGTTGTTTGCCATTAATAGAAGATGGTAAAAGCAATGTGGGTTTGAGTTTATATGTTGTGATATGGTGACATGATGTCTTGTTGGAGCAAAAAGCAGAGGATGTTGAAGGAATGATGATTGATGCCATTTTGGGTTTGGTTGGTTGGTTGTTTTGGTCTGGTTTTTTAGTTGAgtttcatggttttttttttggtgggaATTGTGATTGGGGAATTGGGATTTTGTGGAGGTATGTGTGTTTTTTCCCAAAACTTTATCTGTTTAACGTTTGTTTGCAATTGCATACCCACCACATACACTTTCTCCTATAATCTTATGAGGTCCTTTAGGAAATTATtggtattatttgatattttctCATCATGGGTGTAAGAAATGTAGGGATGCAATCTAGTCAAGGAACTTTATGTTCTAGTTATGCTTGTTTTGGAAACTATTTGAAGCTGACTTGTTCAAGGGCAAACAAGAACTCGAGTAGATTTTTTAGTTGAGCTTGAATAATAAAAGTATTGGAGCTTCTAAAATCAAATAAACTTTATCGACACTagtttatactttatttataattataaatttcaagCTTGAAAACCATGACTCCATTAAGGTtgaatttaaagttatttttttattcaggTCATATTTGAACTTGACTAATACGGTAAAGTATTgaaattaatcaatcaaaaatTACATAAATTATCTCATAAAGCCATGATACATGaacaaatataaacaaaacaattttattgAACATACAAAACTCAAgataaaagttaataaaaccttataaaacgaatttaaaataaaaataacaaacaaatttAGCAAATTCCGAAGGACTGGTATTATAATCTTTTAATGACAATTTGACTTGGAGAGAaccaagtttaagtttgaagaaATATCGGTTTTTATCATTAATGTGTCTCCGTGTATACGAGTGTACGAATTAATGGGTTTTCCTAGATCGTGGAACTAACGTGCATTTGTTTTATCCAACTAGGTTGGGCCTGCTATCGGTAATATCTagttatcgagttaccgtgaaTGATATATTGGATATATATCGTTTAGTTCACcgttagaaaaacaaacaagCAAATtctttagaaaagaaaaacttataCAATGTTACCATTCATTCACAAAAGTTAAAATGGGTgcataaaaaatgaaatttatatgaTGTTAATATTATTTGGTTACATGATGTTATATAATGTTTtccttataaattttaaaattcaaagGGGCTATTTAATATGAGAGTTGATATTCGTACTATGATTTTTGATGGATTTATCACGACGTATAACTTTTACCGCTGACTATATAAATCAATAATGCACCGTTGTGATAACTCTATCAAACGAATGGTTCGAATATCATTTAATATGTGTAAAAATAGGTGCGAGGACAGACGTTAACATCATAACATTTTCACTGCATAAAAACCATCGCAATTCAGGAACTACTTGTGTTgacctaatatatctataatctatccCCCTTCCACTTCAAGTCAAAAATCacttactaaaaaaaaaagaaaaaaaagaattatttactGTGACGCCAAAAGGGCAAAAGGGATTTCATTTCATTCTATTAAATTAGTAGTGTTGAGTGCATTCTTCGATCACGGATTCAAGGTACCGCTATTATCATTACTccgcattattattattaattgctATATTGAATCAAGTAGTTAGGATAGTAAGAAATCAATAAAACCGACCTTAGCTCAGTTGGTAGAGCGGAGGACTGTAGTGTGATCCATAGCTATCCTTAGGTCGCTGGTTCGAATCCGGCAGGTCGGACCtccttactttttctttttaatctcttGCCACCCACCAACCCTGCGATTTGATAGTTctataaacttactaattaatCTTGCATCACtcctaattttatttatttagtgtTGTTTGCTGTAAGCAAAGTTTTTCTAGTTTTCCTTTCTTcaaaaaaataagaaagtgTATGTAATGCAGTGTGATAAGCGCATCGTGGTGTGGGTGTTCGTgtattttgatgatgtggttgcGCCCGTCCGGATGCTATGTTAGCTAGCTAAACCTGATTTAAAGTTTTTGACAAGTGAATGTCTGTCTGGACTATTGTTATTTTGCTCTTATGGCTTTTTCGGAGCATTATGTTAGTTAAATCCCAGTTTAgatgttgattttataaaaagtttcaCTCCGAAAAGCTTACTAAAACCCCTAAATAAAACCTAGTAAAGTAGGGTTAGAAAAAACGCCTAGTTCCAGCTTAAGCTACAAACTCCAGCTACCTTGCGCCGAATATACAAGTCGTAGCTCTTTATTTGGAaagattatatgtatatattaatatattgctATGTATACAAGTCTTCTGAAGCTATATTGTTATTCAGGTAATGGCTTCTGCTGAACCTTCAGATGCAGTAATTAGGGAGCCGATGCAAGTCATTAACGGTACTAGGAAACCCAGAATTCTTCTGGCAGCAAGTGGAAGTGTGGCTGCCATAAAGTTTGCGAACCTCTGCAGCTGTTTTTCAGATTGGGCAGAGGTTAAAGCCGTTGCCACACAAGCCGCTTTACATTTCATTGATCAAGCATCACTTCCTAAGGATATGGTTCTTTATACCGATGAACATGAATGGTCAAATTGGTCAAAGATAGGAGATACCGTGCTCCATATAGAGCTTCGTCGTTGGGCTGATGTTATGGTCATTGCCCCGTTATCAGCAAATACTCTTGGGAAGGTAATATGTGGTTGCAACTTATATTATAGTATCTTGTCAATCATGTAGTTGTGCAGTTGGTCCATCTCATGGAAACTTGACTTAAAATGTAGTTCGACTTTTTGCCAGATCCTCAAAGTACCTTTCAACAAATACAAAAAGGTGAATCTCCTTGGCCTTTATTTAGCAAAATGGGTGGATTGAGTATTAAGCCAATGCGGTAATTTTTTGGTCTGGGTCTGGCTATTTGGATCTGAAACTGTCTGTTCATAATGTTTTTGATAGATAACTagtttgttatatatgtttacataactcgataaaatttcaatattcaaTGATTACGTAGGTTTCTGAATGAAACTTTTTATGAGCTTTTATGCATTACAATTAGCGAAATTCAACTCATTCAGCGGATTTCCATCCTCGATAAGTTTATATCCTTTTTACCCTGTTAGAGATCTAACATAACTTGGATTCACTCGTTGGCCTCTTGACTCTCATGTGAGTATGGGTTTATAGGATGTTTAACTTGCATTCTCTGTTAATAGAGATGTTTCAGTTTTCTATAATCCGTTAAAAGATGATCTTGTTTTCTGATGTTTCTCTTTGAGGGAGGGAGgctatgtgtttgtgtgtgtgtgtctgtcCTGATTGAAACTTCTTTCAATTTGTTGAAGTAGATAGCTGGTGGACTGTGTGACAACTTGCTGACTAGCATCGTTCGGGCGTGGGATTATGAAAAACCGATTTTTGTGGCTCCAGCTATGAACACCTTTATGTGGACGAATCCTTTCACAGAAAGGCATCTTATGTCAATAGATGAACTCGGAATCACTCTTATACCACCTGTGTCAAAGAGGCTTGCTTGTGGGGACTATGGAAATGGTGCAATGGCTGAACCGTCTCTCATCTTCTCAACAGTAAGACTCTTCCTGGAGTCTCAACCAATTGCAGGTACCACTTAGAATCACTAGTTTTGTTGCATTTCTCTTGTTTGTAGTGTTATGAGATTATGAGACCGTAATGTTATTGATTGTTTTAGCTTTCATTATTTCAATTGTGATTGTCTTGGGACCTTTCTGTAACTACAATAAGTATATAGGGAAGTAGAAACTTGATAGAGGTTGCGTGTTATACTGGTATTGACCTTTTATAGTAAATTTAGATCCTTTGTGTAGATTTGTGGGTTCGATTGCTCTATTTTTCGAGTCATATAATTGCATGTGAACTAAGCATGTTCGCCATTTCTTATGGATAGTAGACATACAAGAAAATGACCCCAAGTCTAGTTGGATCTTGCAGTGTAAGGACATTGGGTCCTTATAAAAGATTCACAAGAGTATAACACTCCTCAAATCCTCTTAAGACGATGTCACCTCCTTTCCAAAGAGATTCAGCACAGCTAAATTAGTTGAATTTCGAAATTAAATTGacattttttatattcaaaGATGGCGAGTACATGCTTAGTACTCCTTGACCGTCATGATTGTTCATACCAATTCTTGTTCAGTCAAGCAAACATGAGCCCTGTGGATGggtttctttttctctttcccGTACCCCTCCACCCCTGCTTTATAAGATTGGCTTAGTGACAGAATGAGATAGGCCATGGCAGATGCAACAAAGTTACAGGAACGTGGTACTCGAGCTATAATTGTGGAGAcgacaacaaattaaattttaagcTCCATCCATATCATATGTAGATAATCAAAAAATCATGTAATAAACGATACAGTTATTGGAGGACcaataaaatatattcataaTCTCAGATCCTATGGACATGTTCCAATTTAATTGACcaacaaaatattttaatgtGTATGCGCATTACATCTTCTAAACAATACTATTATGTAATTAAAACTTCAAATGCTAcctgaaaataaattaatatgatCATGAATGGAAGAACATGTGGAGTGGAATACGAAAGACATGGGTTTGTCTTAAATGTCACGTTCATTCACCCTTTGCCAATCAGACACAACCTTCCGTAATGTCTAAACAATCATATATGTGCAATGTGAAACAAGTTTACTTTATTAATATACGGCTGATAAAGCTTAGATTAACTGCCGATTGTCTGAGGACAAATGTGGATACGTAAGGGATT includes these proteins:
- the LOC122610093 gene encoding MA3 DOMAIN-CONTAINING TRANSLATION REGULATORY FACTOR 1-like, translating into MAAAREGFLTDEQREVLKTATQSTEVLSSSPKSPSWLMAEHQIKAPAGERAGNAGIAVRHVRRSHSGKFVRVKKDGGGGKGTWGKLLDTDEDTHIDRNDPNYDSGEEPYQLVGSAVSDPLDEYKKKVASIIDEYFTTGDVDLAASDLRELGSSEYHPYFIKRLVSMAMDRHDKEKEMASVLLSALYSDVISSTQIKQGFFILLESADDLAVDILDAVDILALFIARAVVDDILPPAFVTRAKKSLSESSKGFQVLQTAEKSYLSAPHHAELVERRWGGSTHITVEEVKKRISDLLREYAENGDTSEACRCIRQLGVSFFHHEVVKRAVVLAMENRAAEPLILKLLKEASEEGLISSSQMVKGFARLRESLDDLALDIPSAKSLFESLIKHAVSDGWLDSSFVNSSGDGMLTVTEAEDDEKLRCYKQEIVTIIHEYFLSDDIPELIRSLVDLGSPEYNPVFLKKLITLAMDRKNREKEMASVLLSALHIEIFSTQDIVDGFVLLLESAEDTALDILDASNELALFLARAVIDDVLAPLNLEEIGNRLAPNCNGSETVHVAQSLIAARHAGERLLRCWGGGTGWAVEDAKDKIVKLLEEYESGGVVGEACQCIRDLGMPFFNHEVVKKALVMAMEKKNDRMLDLLQECYSEGLITTNQMTKGFGRMKDGLADLALDIPNADEKFKFYYEHAVVRGWLLPALSANGDDFAVASS
- the LOC122578275 gene encoding CBBY-like protein, which produces MASIIIPSTSSAFCSNKTSCHHITTYKLKPTLLLPSSINGKQLSIQSSVSKLIGTSRNFSFKCSAVDSSAVVPSALLFDCDGVLVDTEKDGHRVSFNDTFAEKELGVTWDVDLYGELLKIGGGKERMTAYFNQTGWPENAPKGEQERKEFIASLHKRKTELFMVLIEKKLLPLRPGVAKLIDQAFAKGVQVAVCSTSNEKAVSAIVSFLLGPERAAKIQIFAGDVVPRKKPDPAIYNLAATTLGVEPSRCVVVEDSGIGLAAAKAAGMTCIVTKSGYTADEDFANADAVFDCIGDPPEEQFDLAFCSSLLQKQYA
- the LOC122579398 gene encoding probable phosphopantothenoylcysteine decarboxylase isoform X2: MASAEPSDAVIREPMQVINGTRKPRILLAASGSVAAIKFANLCSCFSDWAEVKAVATQAALHFIDQASLPKDMVLYTDEHEWSNWSKIGDTVLHIELRRWADVMVIAPLSANTLGKILKVPFNKYKKIAGGLCDNLLTSIVRAWDYEKPIFVAPAMNTFMWTNPFTERHLMSIDELGITLIPPVSKRLACGDYGNGAMAEPSLIFSTVRLFLESQPIAGTT
- the LOC122579398 gene encoding probable phosphopantothenoylcysteine decarboxylase isoform X1, producing the protein MMWLRPSGCYVMASAEPSDAVIREPMQVINGTRKPRILLAASGSVAAIKFANLCSCFSDWAEVKAVATQAALHFIDQASLPKDMVLYTDEHEWSNWSKIGDTVLHIELRRWADVMVIAPLSANTLGKIAGGLCDNLLTSIVRAWDYEKPIFVAPAMNTFMWTNPFTERHLMSIDELGITLIPPVSKRLACGDYGNGAMAEPSLIFSTVRLFLESQPIAGTT